The following proteins are encoded in a genomic region of Fibrobacter sp. UWEL:
- a CDS encoding helix-turn-helix transcriptional regulator, translating into MQVLKATDIATVVKTRRKQLNLTQAQCAAFCGVGNRFFSELENGKDSLHIGKVLNVLQMLGINLHTIEKENDK; encoded by the coding sequence ATGCAAGTTCTTAAGGCAACAGACATCGCAACCGTGGTAAAGACCCGGCGTAAACAGTTGAACCTCACGCAGGCCCAATGCGCCGCATTTTGCGGCGTCGGAAACCGTTTTTTCTCGGAATTAGAAAACGGCAAGGATTCCCTGCACATCGGCAAAGTACTAAACGTACTCCAAATGCTGGGCATCAATCTGCACACCATCGAAAAGGAGAACGATAAGTGA
- a CDS encoding type II toxin-antitoxin system HipA family toxin, which translates to MILNVFFGSRLAGTLESTPNQGIIFQYNSEFAKTGPSLSQALPLQSAPFSQKECLPFFSGILPEGDVKRRVSDFLHISESSTFKLLQELGGDCAGMISILPESTPVKAQDTYTLDTKNYLKISDRKLLEFIQNSATRPLLKATEELRLSLAGAQEKLPLAFFGGKFYLPKDGAPSTHIIKPTGTGELASLAANEYICTQLAKSAGLPTPRTELRKLGDHYFFMTERYDRLISGKNISRLHQEDMCQALGIMSDRKYQNDGGPSLAGIYQLIKQKTSIPLLDTKAFIQYALFNLLIGNCDAHGKNYSLLYRGNMVQLAPIYDTVCTLIYPSLTQKTSMKFGKHYEIKKIKKDDLELWATEVNLRPGIFLDIYKELGEKIKKGFEPLKNDPAIADFKDTLTRIQESFFLHSLL; encoded by the coding sequence GTGATCCTCAACGTTTTCTTTGGAAGCAGATTGGCAGGCACCCTGGAGTCCACTCCAAACCAGGGAATCATATTTCAATACAACTCCGAATTCGCCAAAACCGGGCCATCCCTTTCACAAGCCCTCCCATTGCAATCAGCACCCTTTTCCCAAAAAGAATGCCTCCCCTTCTTTTCGGGAATCCTCCCCGAAGGGGATGTCAAGCGCAGAGTATCCGACTTTCTGCACATTTCTGAATCCAGTACATTTAAACTGCTCCAAGAGCTTGGTGGTGACTGCGCAGGCATGATTTCCATTTTGCCCGAATCGACACCAGTCAAAGCGCAGGACACCTATACCCTGGATACCAAAAATTATCTCAAAATTTCCGATCGCAAACTTCTTGAATTTATCCAGAATTCCGCCACGCGCCCTCTGCTGAAAGCCACCGAGGAACTACGCCTTTCTCTAGCCGGCGCCCAGGAAAAACTGCCCTTGGCATTCTTCGGAGGAAAATTCTACCTTCCCAAAGACGGGGCTCCCTCCACGCACATCATCAAACCAACCGGTACAGGTGAGCTAGCCTCCCTCGCCGCAAACGAATACATCTGCACCCAGCTGGCAAAATCCGCCGGTCTCCCCACTCCCAGAACAGAACTTCGAAAACTTGGCGACCATTATTTCTTCATGACCGAGCGCTACGATCGCCTCATCAGCGGAAAAAACATCTCTCGTCTCCACCAAGAAGACATGTGCCAGGCACTAGGCATCATGAGCGACCGCAAGTATCAAAACGATGGCGGTCCAAGCCTAGCTGGCATCTACCAACTCATCAAGCAAAAAACATCCATTCCCCTGCTAGACACAAAGGCCTTTATTCAATACGCCCTCTTCAACCTACTCATCGGCAACTGCGACGCCCACGGCAAGAACTATTCCCTCCTATACCGAGGAAATATGGTCCAACTTGCCCCCATCTACGACACCGTATGCACCCTGATTTACCCGAGCCTGACGCAAAAAACATCCATGAAATTCGGCAAGCATTACGAAATCAAGAAAATCAAAAAAGACGATCTTGAATTATGGGCCACCGAAGTCAACTTGCGTCCTGGAATTTTTTTGGACATCTACAAGGAATTAGGCGAAAAAATCAAAAAAGGCTTTGAACCCCTAAAGAATGATCCCGCAATCGCCGATTTCAAGGACACCCTAACCCGCATACAAGAATCATTCTTTCTACATTCCCTCCTATGA
- a CDS encoding glycosyltransferase family 2 protein, protein MSEQNTAKKISFVIPCYRSQGTIEAVVNEIRETVATRNESSRAANMSSRAANMSSRAKSRDLFDYEIILVNDSSPDKVWDVIKNLAAADPKIKGICLAKNFGQHCALMAGYGAATGDYVVSLDDDGQTPASETFKLVDKLEEGFDVVYGYYEHKKEHLFRRFGSWTNKKMAEAIIGQPKTLQTTSFFIMKKFIVDEIVRYPHPFAYISGLVFRATKNLGNVEVEHRNRLEGESGYTIAGLIRLWINGFTAFSVKPLRAATFIGFLCAIVGLVSGGFVVYEKLMRPEIPVGYTSMLATMLFIGGMLMLLLGLIGEYIGRIYISINQSPQYVIRERV, encoded by the coding sequence ATGAGCGAGCAAAATACCGCTAAAAAGATTTCCTTTGTGATTCCCTGCTATCGTAGCCAGGGGACTATCGAAGCCGTGGTCAACGAAATCCGCGAGACCGTCGCCACCCGCAACGAGTCATCCCGAGCAGCCAACATGTCATCCCGAGCAGCTAACATGTCATCCCGAGCGAAGTCGAGGGATCTCTTTGATTACGAAATCATCCTGGTGAACGACAGCAGTCCCGACAAGGTCTGGGATGTAATCAAGAATCTTGCGGCTGCAGACCCCAAGATCAAGGGTATTTGTCTGGCGAAAAACTTCGGGCAGCACTGCGCCCTCATGGCAGGCTACGGCGCCGCCACTGGCGATTACGTCGTAAGTCTGGATGACGACGGCCAGACTCCCGCCAGCGAAACCTTCAAGCTGGTAGACAAGCTGGAAGAAGGCTTCGACGTGGTATACGGCTATTACGAACACAAGAAGGAACACCTGTTCCGTCGTTTCGGCAGCTGGACCAACAAGAAAATGGCAGAAGCCATCATCGGCCAGCCCAAAACCTTGCAGACCACCAGTTTCTTCATCATGAAGAAATTCATCGTAGACGAAATCGTACGATACCCCCACCCCTTCGCCTACATCAGCGGCCTGGTCTTCCGCGCCACCAAGAACCTGGGCAACGTCGAAGTAGAACACCGCAACCGCCTAGAAGGCGAGTCCGGCTACACCATCGCAGGCCTAATCCGTCTGTGGATCAACGGCTTTACCGCCTTCTCCGTTAAGCCCCTCCGCGCAGCCACCTTCATCGGCTTCCTCTGCGCCATCGTGGGCCTTGTATCCGGCGGCTTCGTTGTGTACGAAAAACTCATGCGCCCCGAAATTCCCGTAGGCTACACCAGCATGCTAGCCACCATGCTCTTCATCGGCGGCATGCTCATGCTCCTCCTGGGCCTCATCGGCGAATACATCGGCCGCATCTACATCAGCATCAACCAAAGCCCCCAATACGTCATCCGCGAGCGTGTATGA